The Alnus glutinosa chromosome 10, dhAlnGlut1.1, whole genome shotgun sequence DNA window aattcggatgcagcagactacTAGATTTAGACttatcataacaggaccaaacgatatccgttttgagagtttcttaggtctaaattgaagttcaagatgttatatttccaacgcaacaagtttcagccagtttggagatgcgtggaaaaagatatggctgttttaattttagtcgttggatcatcccgaaaatccggaagtttgtccatctctcttattttattttattttgttctattccttgtctccccaagcTGCACGTGAAGAACAAAGCTGGACAGCACATATCTCCATAATGGGCAGCAACTCTACACTTATTGACAACaaagattgaagaaaattcAACAAAGTGGAAAAGTCCAAAACCAATATTTCAACAAAGTGGAAAAATCCTTGAGTTATGCATGTTACtttcatcataacttttgactcgAAAATCGGATTGCGTTgattttggtggcgttggaaagctcatgaaaaattcaacaaataagtctgaaataggtttttttctatttcggacttttactatgccaaaattgtccCGCAATAAAAGTGCGCAAATCTGTGCGAATTTGGAGTTTGTCTTTTCCTGCTTTGATTGGATTTTCTATAAgtagagagaaagggagagaaggAAGGGTGTGTGGAATGGGGCACAGCCCTCACGCACCAAGTCTCTATTCTAGttgttctttcattttttatttgtaagtgtttaatttttatgcttttaatttaatgttttaagttgtagttatttttatccatgagtagctaatttctcaactaaggttgaggatgaaacctcacctttgaagagcaatTATATTTTTGTGTGAGTGTATACCATCCGATTTAATTAGATTTAATATTTCCAatattctacttcttttcaattgttGAGATGAATACttgggtatctcttgtgatttccggatacaagtgatgatttgagaatagtctcatttaattgattgcttggatttttcgtttatcaaaatattggatattcattgtgtttcgttctacggatacatttgatgatttggttaaaaaccggatatcttttgtgatttgtgcaaaagaacggattcattgaatgatttaattaatttttgaagcatagtagaacattcataagatttttacggtgagaacttcggatgtgtattaacgaacatgagaatgtgttgctgtgatttggtgggtgtggattctaaaaccttagtacatttctcttttcttttccctttattttattttatttttcgattattcaccaaattcggaactaggttaaaatagaattagtttaaatagaaattaatttttgcaacgcaattccctgtggatacgatctcgcacttgcacatacactatattgcaaacgattcgtgcgcttgcgagtattaaaatttgcacatcagagATGACGCAGGattttgagatgagcatgattggcgAGTTGAACTACTTTTTTGGTCTTCAAGTCATACAAACTTTTGAAGGcattttcatctctcaatccaagtatgctaaggatctggttaaACGTTTCggtctagatgggaagagtcatgcccgtactcccatgagcaccagtgtcaagataaGCAGTGACCTTGTAGGGAAACCAGTTGATCCAACTCTATACAGGAGTATGTTAGGGAGTCTCCTATATCTCACAGCCAACCGaccagatattgccttcagtatgggagtttgtgctcattatcaggcaaatcctaaagaatctcacctcactgcagtcaagcgtatcatcaggtatgtaaatgatactcttctcTATGGCATATGATATTCcagggaaacaaatcttgttgttgcaagatactctgatgcaaactgggctggaaatgctgatgataggaaAAGCACCTTGGGAGGATGCTTCTATATGGCAAACAATCTTGTTGCTTGGATGAGTAGAAAGCAAGCCtcaatttctctctccactactgaggctgagtatattacTGCGGGAAGATGTTGTACCCAATTGTTGTGGATGAAGAAGATGCTATGTGACTATGGATTCACTCAAgataccatgattatcaactgtgataatactagtgctataaatatttccaagaatcttgttcagcactctcggaccaagcacattgacatcAAACATCACTTCctgcgtgatcttgtggaatccgaggtagtttctctctctttcattcccactgataaccaattggctgacattcttaccaaacctctggatggtagcaggtttgagtcccttcgaaaagccattggtgtgtgtGACATGTCCTAAACATGCTTTTCCATGTTAGGATTAGACTTCTTTGTGTTTCTTAAAAAGAATTTAGTGAAGTTTTGTAGCAGGGTGGTTCTTTCTATCGCATGTCTCTTATTCTTGTTCATTAGTTCATTTTGCTTTGATAAATTAtacttacatatggttgagaatataagtctgacatatgcaaagttttcctgctcaccttttatgattgatagttgcttttctcatgtgatgatttcgtgcactatccaaggctcccctaaggtacatcttttcctctttgacttcttgcttccggagttttttaataaaagggatgtttttgataagatggtcaaattgaccaaaatgctaattgaacctagagcctaaaaattttAGCATTCTCTCTCGGTTGCAACACCAAGAACCAAGCAGTTATTCTTTTGAATTCTGTggtatatgcttatattcactacttttgtgctgaattagctttatatcttatccttcatggtgcaagtaaaatttttaccttatccttcatggtacaagtaaaacaattaggtgttgaATCTTAGGAAGAGTGTATCAAATGAaggttgctaggccctagtaaatcatgaggtttgacttttgactgatccttcattgattttctctcttgtctagaaaatctgatTGCTTTAAGTCATGTTAGTGAATTTCAAAACctttttgagaaagccttcacacacacacgcatttcATGAGTTAAGCAAGCTAGtttaattattatgtttgcagggaaatttttgcctATCCAATGCTTGTATATCGACTCTATGTCAGTGTAATTCTGACTTGCAGTTTGGTTGATTTCTCAGAATTAGGTACATGCTTGTGCTGAGCTACTTGTGAAGGAACtaaccttgttgtttttctctaCCTTATCACCAAGTTGTTTTCTCATTTAACAAGTTCTTTGATTTTTAGAACTGTTGTtggattttattactctgtttacccttgtccttctgggacatttaggggggtaacttttatgtggtttttctcattgctctgttttaccctttgtccttttgtgacaaaaagggggagtaatttttgatttggaccggaaTTATATTTCTAAACCagtcaagtatttttgtcctagaattgccaaagggggagtttgttggtgtgtaattggacaaaattacttctatgtaatgatgcttttatacatGAAAGTTGTTTTATCCAGTGTCTACACTTCTgttatgttcttcaagaagactctgtgaaGATTTCAAGGTAGTAAATTCGGTTCCCTTGCAACCATCTAGATGACGTGTTATACTGGTAgaaggccatcccagcaccatgaTGAGTAGCtgaattcctaatagggtgttgatgtaaccctttccaagtaacgatggtttgattgtattgtagtttgggattttctctatgcatgatggttgtataactgtgagaattgattttaatatttatattcaatcattattaatttcttatcttctcttagaaagtcttttatattgattgaactcaatccttcatattttctgtgattatgtgaatgattgttatacaatggttttaattaacatataatcaagaggattagataggccatgcctaggaaagacggattgtactacaccctagtttagtgtaatttaggtagacagttcgtaccaaccgaagatgggttatactattccattgattgtgtgtatcatattaaagacgtagctaattcATACCTAagaaagacgggtcgtaccgcatcttagtggttaggtggacggtctgtgccaaccgaagatggattatacttattctttagaagtaatttcttgactactcgagtgagacgagccgtatatcatgcatagtatgaattttccttgttaatttatgattgaccattgttatgtggtgagtagtgaaatcaatcctctattctttatctcatccttattctatttacatttatgtcttttacttttatgcatttatttttagaaaacaaaaatcaaatatctttttaattaagttatatttaatctcgaaaaacttgatagtaatacccctgcagtccatGAGGTTCGACACTCTCAATATAACcatatcctataaggattcgtactattgcgagtggtaattttattattgatatattttggtaaataaaagaccacatcatGCGCTCGAGCCTAGCTTGTCGTGCGCTCGAGCTCACCTTGTCGTGGGTGGCCTGATTGTGTGTGCTTGACACCCTGAGCTCAAGCTCAGCATGTCGTAGCAGATTTTTCAAGATTTTGCTTTAAAGCTTAAAAAGTGAtagatttgtttgtatttttccttagaCACCTAAGAATgcctaaaacaccaaaaacaacacaaaacattatattacaatgaAACTAAGGGCCTAATATATGTgagttaagagacttgaatatgcaatattcaacACTTATTATACAGTTTTAAGAACcctaaattattttccaaaaattaaagaggctttttcgatcaaactaaaaataatttcgtttGACCATCATTTTCAGTTACACGAAACACcgaaaaataatatatacatatttcaaaaaatattttacgcccaaacaaattGAGCCTAGATTTATTTTCCATTACTTGGATTCATTATTACAAACAATATTCACTCAAGAAACGCTACTCTTTACACTCATGTCACACCGGCAGACATGACGTTTTTAAGTGCTTTTTTTTCTGAAGTGACTGGGATAAGAAACCACTTACTGCATGTCACGTACGTCACCGATTGCTTATGTGTGATAAATGTGTGTGAATGTATGATTTATCTCTTCATTCAATCACCCAAGTTCAAATTCCTTGATAACCTTAagctaactttttctttttcctgagcAAAATGGTACAGGGAAAGagaaaaacacaaacaacataggggaaaaaacacaagaaaagaaCGGAAAGAAACAACACAGGAGGAAGAAGGGGAAGAGTACCCTAGGGAGGGTTGAGGTCACTGATGGGACAACAACAACCAAGGCAAATATACAATGGAATGCTTTCATGCACTTTAGCCAGTAAAACCTTAACCTAACTAATTATAAAATGCAAGTatctttaattaaaattaaacaaacaaaaaaaaaaaactaattatcaaATGCTTAGTTTTATGCGAAAATATCTCATTACAATAAAGTGAGACCTCTTTCAACAAATTGTTGAAACGAGAAACAAAGATCTTCAGCAATTTGTTGCCTATACTCACATGTCCGAGTAAGTAGCCGGGcaacttaaaatttatttggacaagTAAGTTCTATATTCTCTCAAAATATGCTGgcaaattgctagcaattgtGAGAGCAAACTGTTGGAAATTCTAATCCTAAAACGGGGAACACAAAATTGAATTGAGCTCTAGAAGTATAATTTTGAGTTGtaattgtattaaaaaaaaaattaattttttcactacaacaacaaaacaaaaaaaaaaaaaaaaaaaaaaaaacaggtctTTCTTGATGTTTTAATCTTGACATTTATATAAATGTCaggttaatattttttattgtggcACATTGCCAATAAatgtcaagaaaaaaaaaatcctagcaTTTCACAATGTGCCAGGAATATTAAACTTTCTTGacacataattttattggtcaagaaaattgtaaaaaaatttatggcgATTAAATATGTGCcagaatattataatttaatgtcatataattttaaattcctGACATTTAGACGTATGCcagaaatttttttgtcaaaatcaaAATCCCGCCTAATATTAATTCTGCTTTGGCGCGTGATATGcatagtaaatttaaaatttaaaaaaaaaaaaaaaaaaatagtggtcCATTACTTGGTGACACAGAGATATGCACCATGTTGATGATGGTCATCTCTTGTAAAGATCCAGTAGTTGCTGGTTAAGGGTACGTGCAGAAAATCAAGTTTTGAAGAATTATGTGTTTAAAGTCCATGATTACAATGTCTCCAACATAAAATTTCTTGCCATCAGACCATGCATAGTAATCGACGTCAGAATTCCAGCCTCCTTCATCTCCAACAACATATTCTTCTGCACACACCAAGCTAGGCTGGAAGAACCAGGAATGAAATCCCAATAGCAAGAGGAAGAGCAATCGCTCGCACCATGCATGTTAAGCCTAGTTCTTGTTGAATTAGGAACCTAATAACAACTCATGAAAAGCTGGTCGTGTTTTGAACTTTTATGAAGAGTTGGCAGGAGGGTGATCCTAAGACAAGCTATTAGCTGCTTACTAGTgcttgaatatttgaaaaaaaatattgtttccAAAAAAATCACagggatatttttgaaattttgacaggatttaatggaaaatccaAACAGATAGgtggaattgaaaaaaattgaaaaatggatacaCTCATGAAATTCTAAATTGagactttttaaagtttgaaagtatgattgtaaaagtaataaaagatcaaGGGCGGTGAATTTTTCTCTAATAATTAACAATAAGGGATTACTATAGAATGAAATTaagcaaatttattttttgctttttcgtTTGGGTGTACATGAATAAAACCCAGTGACGCACGCCTTGAAAAAGTGTAGAGACCAAACAAAGAACTATTTTGCTGGGTAAACAAGGAATTCTTGCCTTTATTTGTAGAAGAAGTTATACCATCCATGATTTGGAGACAATTGAATCCCACCATAAAACATCACAACCTCAAAGCAACCgacagaggaagaagaatatatAGTCTGAAATGCCCATAAAATCACAACAAAACCAAttcaaccaaaaaggaatagtTTCATTGATAAGGAAACTCAAAGCCGCCAACATTTGATCTCAAAAGGGTaacatatatgtataaaagCATCATACTTGGTCTGCAAATAATGGAAAACAAACAAGTTGAAACATAAAATTAAGCAAAAGAAATGGCAATGAGGCAGCGATCTGGAGGAGTTACGGCTACCCTTCCACGACAATCTACCAGTCTCTTACATGAGGATTTCCAGCCAAGGTCAGAGAGGAAGGAAGAAGCAGCCGCTACTGTTATACTTGTTCATCTTCCTGGTgtgtttaatattatatataccttttAACTCATCTATTTCATTTGTCAATttaggtgttttttttcttcaacttcTTTCGATTaaatctattaaactgacatgcatgcatgtattcCAAATGCATGTGATTCTCGCATGCATTTTGTCACGTGTCAATTTAATAGCTTAATTGAGTTGGAGCCTGGAAAAAATTCCTTCTAcccagtttgaaaaaaaaaaaaaatgttgtccaATTAAGGATGGTATTggagattttaaaaaatgcaattaacTATTTcctaaaattgtattttagcgtttaaaatcgtgcgttttaaaaatgcaccccatagcctgcaatttgaaaatacagatttttctacgttttcaaatcataggttttttaaaaccacttccaaacaatacattttctacgattttgtttaaaatcacacttttgaTTTGCGAAATCATAATGCCAAACACACTCTAATCATTTAAAAGGTTTCATTTATCCTTATCAATTTTTAGATGTTACTTGACTTAAGTACTTATTTGGTAATTTGAATCAATATAGATGCTTAActtatttagagtttatttgacttttttatttcaaaacgtgcaatttaaaaataaaacttttaaatgaTATGAAAACTTAGAtaattaaaaacacagttaaacatTAGTTAAGCATTTAAAATAgcgcatttttaaaaacgcgtCAACttgcctacgatttgaaaatgcaaatttttctacattttcaaattaaaattttaaaaaaacgtgCTCTCAAACAATACATTTTAGGCGATTTGTTTAAAATCGAACTTTTGATCTACAAAATAATAGTTCCAAAACGCACTCTAAATGTATTATAAATAACCCTTTTGCCTTTTCAGGCTTTGTGAAGGAGAGAATAAAAATCACATATGCGCAATCCTCTCGTATCTTAATGGTTAATGGAGAGCAACCTCTAAACGACAATAGATGGAGCCGTTTCGAGCAAGCTTTTCCGGTTCCAGAAAATTGTGACGTTGATAAAATtcaaggcttatttcagcagGGAATTCTCACAATCACAATGCCCAAGAAGATCATTGCACAAGTTCATCCAGCTGAAGAACCTAAAACAATCCAAAAAGTTACAAGCAATCCAAAGCCTCAAGAGGTTCAGATGGAGATTCCTCCTCCTCCTAACCCTACTTCAGCTAAAACAACAGCCCAGAAAGCTCCGAGCCCTTCGAAGTCTGTTGCGGAGCCAACGCTTCAAAAGGTTCTGTTAAATCATCATCCGTACTCTGATACAATTtcaaatcaccacttattctaaaatttaattatttaatcaatgaTTTAACAAGCTCTAGAAGGGATGCATCATAAGGCTATTTTCGCTAAAACAACCCAAAGCCCTGGAAAAGAAGTCACCGAGCCAAAGGTGTTGTTAAATAATCACACATCCTTAAAGCTTAAGCTTTACGcgtgaaatatttaatcaatAAACTCTAGAAACAGGACTTGAAACTCATGAGTTCTGCTTTAATGCCATATTAAGGGTTTGTTTGGAATTACGTTAAGAATCTTAAAAAGTACTCTTAGTATATAAAAAGTTGTGCAAAGCAAAAATTGGTCTGTTTGGTAAAAACCTCAAAAttacttctttgacttttttgctCTATAAAAATGTCAAAACACACTTTTTAGAAAAGCTTGAAAGTAAAGcttttttctcaaaagctcTTTTTTACTATAAAATTAAAGTTCTATTTTCCAACACAATTCCAAACATGCTCTAAATCACATTTATTCCAAAAGGTTAaaccgataaaaaaaaaattcaaaaaaaaagcaaaaaacaaaaaaaaaaatattaataaatttaatcatttaatcaatgttTTAACAGATGCAGAAAGTTGTGGAAAACATTCGTTCAACCGCCATAGAAGAAAGTCAAAGGGTTTTGAAGACTGGTCAGTCTCTGAGCCTTCAGAAAGCCACCACCGAGCCTAAATCCCAAATGGGTGAAGATGCAACTCCTCCAAAAGCTGCTTCAACAAAAGACACacaaaagcaaatgaacaataTTGATCAAAAGTCCATCGAAAAGAAGGATGCGTTGATGAAGGAAATTGGGAAGGCTGAGAAGTTTATGGAAAGGAATATGGTTAAGGGAAAGGAAAGTGTACAGAATATCGCGGAGTCCGCAATGGCTGAAATggagaagaaagagagatctTCAGAGGACTTTATTGCTGATAAAGGAAAGGGAATAAAGACTGTAATGGAGTCTACTAATGAGAAAGTGAAGGATCTAACAAGCAGGAGGCTGAATGAGGAAGAGAGGCAGACACTGGTAAATGTTGGTGCAGCAGTTCTGATGATTGTGGCACTTGGAGTTGGAGCTTATCTCTACCGCCATGGCTCCTCGATCTG harbors:
- the LOC133880517 gene encoding inactive protein RESTRICTED TEV MOVEMENT 2-like isoform X2, with translation MAMRQRSGGVTATLPRQSTSLLHEDFQPRSERKEEAAATVILVHLPGFVKERIKITYAQSSRILMVNGEQPLNDNRWSRFEQAFPVPENCDVDKIQGLFQQGILTITMPKKIIAQVHPAEEPKTIQKVTSNPKPQEVQMEIPPPPNPTSAKTTAQKAPSPSKSVAEPTLQKMQKVVENIRSTAIEESQRVLKTGQSLSLQKATTEPKSQMGEDATPPKAASTKDTQKQMNNIDQKSIEKKDALMKEIGKAEKFMERNMVKGKESVQNIAESAMAEMEKKERSSEDFIADKGKGIKTVMESTNEKVKDLTSRRLNEEERQTLVNVGAAVLMIVALGVGAYLYRHGSSICCS
- the LOC133880517 gene encoding inactive protein RESTRICTED TEV MOVEMENT 2-like isoform X1, encoding MAMRQRSGGVTATLPRQSTSLLHEDFQPRSERKEEAAATVILVHLPGFVKERIKITYAQSSRILMVNGEQPLNDNRWSRFEQAFPVPENCDVDKIQGLFQQGILTITMPKKIIAQVHPAEEPKTIQKVTSNPKPQEVQMEIPPPPNPTSAKTTAQKAPSPSKSVAEPTLQKMQKVVENIRSTAIEESQRVLKTGQSLSLQKATTEPKSQMGEDATPPKAASTKDTQKQMNNIDQKSIEKKDALMKEIGKAEKFMERNMVKGKESVQNIAESAMAEMEKKERSSEDFIADKGKGIKTVMESTNEKVKDLTSRRLNEEERQTLVNVGAAVLMIVALGVGAYLYRHGSSICKR